GTCTTCCGCGACGTCTCGTGAAGGTCGCCCTTGACACCAACGTTCTGGTCAGTGCGGTCGCGACTCGGGGACTCTGCGCCGATATCCTCCAAGCTATTCTTGCCGAACACCAACTGGTCGTAGGCGAGACCGTCCTCGCTGAACTCCGCCGCGTCCTGCGCCAGAAGCTCCGGGTACCCCCCGACACCGTCGATGAAATGGATGCCTTCCTGCGTCGTCAAGCCGTCATGGTGGAAGCGGTCGCTGGCGGAGCCAACGTGCTCGTGACCGGCGATCAGGACTTGCTTGAGGCCGCCAACAAGGCTCCGCTGCCGATTCTGACACCGCGGGGATTCTGGGAACGGCTCCGGACCAACCCTCACGCCGATGAGTAGCGCCAGCTAACGGTGGGCATCAGCCGCGCGCCCCAGCGCGTCGGGCTGCATGCTTGGGTTAGGCGGCGCCCACCTCAACGAGCTCTCCCTCAGAGCTCGGCACTGGTATCGGCAGTCCCTCCTGCTTTAGCCCCTCGATGTGAAACTCGATCGCTTCGCGGATGAGCCGAAGCGCTTCATCACGGGTCTTCCCAACCGCAATGCAGCCCGGGAGATCTGGCACATGCGCCCCCCAGCTCGTCTCGCCTCGCTCGACTACTACCATGTACCGCATCGTCGCGCACCTCACCTCTTCAGGGCTGCTTGCTTGAGTATTGAGTTCAGAGTACCCGGCGGCACATCCAGGTTCAACTTGCCAGCCAAGGTCACTGCCCCTGGCTTGTTCGGATGCTTGTACTGTCGATGGCTCCCCCGGGTCCGAACCAGGCGCCGCCCGTCCTTCTCCAGGAGTCGAATCAAGTCCCCGACC
This genomic window from bacterium contains:
- a CDS encoding type II toxin-antitoxin system HicB family antitoxin translates to MRYMVVVERGETSWGAHVPDLPGCIAVGKTRDEALRLIREAIEFHIEGLKQEGLPIPVPSSEGELVEVGAA
- a CDS encoding type II toxin-antitoxin system HicA family toxin; protein product: MKVGDLIRLLEKDGRRLVRTRGSHRQYKHPNKPGAVTLAGKLNLDVPPGTLNSILKQAALKR
- a CDS encoding VapC toxin family PIN domain ribonuclease, which translates into the protein MKVALDTNVLVSAVATRGLCADILQAILAEHQLVVGETVLAELRRVLRQKLRVPPDTVDEMDAFLRRQAVMVEAVAGGANVLVTGDQDLLEAANKAPLPILTPRGFWERLRTNPHADE